TTATGGTGGGACGGATTAAAGGAATTGAATAACAGTATAAAAAAAATAAAGAGTATGGAATATCGTAAAATAGGAAATTCAGATTTAGAATTATCAGCCATTACTTTTGGTGCCTGGGCTGCCGGAGGATGGATGTGGGGAAGTACAGATCGTAATGATGCCATCAAGGCGATCCAGGCTTCGTATGATGAAGGGGTCACATCTATTGATACAGCACCCATTTATGGACAGGGCGATAGTGAATCTATTGTCGGGGATGCTCTGAAGGGGATTTCCAGGGATAAAGTACAGTTGGTGACCAAGTACGGCATGCGCTGGGATTTGGCCAAAGGTGATTTTGCCATGAAAAGCAAAGACAACAGCGGTAAAGATATCGATGTTTATAAATATGCCGGTAAAGAAAGCATCATCAAAGAATGTGAAGACAGCCTTCGCCGGTTAAAAACCGACTATATTGATCTGTACCAGATCCACTGGCCGGAATCGACGACGCCTATTGGGGAAACGATGGAAACGGTAGCACAACTGATCAAAGAAGGGAAAGTGCGCTATGCCGGAGTTTGTAATTATTCGGTAGACCAGATGAAGGAAGGCGATCGTTATGTGAACCTTATCTCCAACCAGGTGCCCTACAGCATGGTAAAACGGGAAATTGAAAAAGAACTGGTGCCGTATGCACTGGAAAACAACAAGTCAATTTTAGCTTATAGCCCGTTAGAAAGAGGATTGCTAACCGGAAAAATGAAACCGGGGCATCAGTTTGCTGAAGGTGACCACCGTGCTGGACTCTATTATTTTAAAGACGAGAACCTGAGACGGACGAATGCATTCCTGAGCACAATAGCTCCATTGGCAGCGGATAAAAACGTATCCTTGTCCCAATTGGTACTGCGCTGGACGATTGAACAGCCGGCTATTACTATTGCTTTGGCGGGTGCCCGAAATGCACAGCAATCGGTACAAAATGCAAAAGCGATCCAGGTACAGCTAACCAAAGCGGAAATCGACCTGATCACGAACGAACTCAACAAACTCGAACTGGTGAAGTAATTCTTTTTAAGATGTTTCACTACTGATCCAATTCAGGAAGGCGCTGTTTGTACAGCGCCTTTTTTTGTGCCCGGAAGCCCATTGTTCCTAATTCTTTCCTATTTGCAGTTTTAGTTTTGACTCAAATACGATTGATGATGCAAAAAATGATATTCCTGCTGTTTGCTTTAACAGCCACGCTTTCCGCTTACAGCCAAAGTGTTCCTGATACACTACACGTACAACCCCAAAAACTAAAATTACACCATGCCGAACCCTTATATCTGGATCTGATCCGGGATTTGGGTGCGCGTAAAGGGGAAAAGGAGCTTAATTTTGGAATGGGGATAGAAGATTATAAAAAGTACAACAGCTACTCCGGATTTGTGGAATATGAATTTGCCCCGGCAGATCGTCTGGGTGTGGAAGTGGAAATCCCGTTCCGGTTTTTTCAACGGGTCGATGGGGTGTCTACTACTGCAATGCCGCAGAACCGTATCGAGGGCGTAAAGCTGGCTACGCAATATACGTTCCTGGTATCGAATAAATACCAGACTTCAATGGCAGTAGGCTACATACAGGAGTTTGAATTTTCCTCTTTTTCAACGATCGACCATCAGGGGAAATTCCTGGAAGGGACTTTATACAACCCGATTTTTATTGTAGCCAAACGTTGGACTCCTGCCATCCATACGTTGCTCTACACGGGACCAGTATTCGAACAGCATTTTACAAACAATAGGGTACATACCCTGGCACAGGTCAATGCCAATTTGCATTATGTATTTCCGGGAAGCGGTAATTTTGTAGGCCTTGAAACCAATATGGAGTTTTCTGAAAATAAACCGTCAGTAATTTTCAGGCCCCAGATCAAACTGAAGATTTCAGATGGTGTGGCAATTGGTTGTCTTGCAGGCATTCCGGCACGATCTTCCGAACGGGGGCTGAGTATTATGACCCGGCTGATCTGGGAACCTTAATGTTTATTTTTTGATGAATTTAAGCTGTTGGTTTCCAGCTGAGGTGAGGATCGAGATAAAATGTACCCCCGATGCCAACCCCGAAATATTCCATTGGGTTTGTGATCCGGTTTCCAGTACGTTTTGTCCCAGTACATTTTGAAATACGGCTTTCTCCAATACGACACCTTGCGGCAGGCTGAGGTTCAGTTGTCCCGTAGCCGGATTTGGATACAGTTTTACCTCGGAAAGCATGGAGAAATCGGTATTGGAAAGTGTTGCGGTGCTATTGGCTGCAATAATATCAGCATTGACATTAAAAGCAATCGATGTTACTGTAAACGGAATGTCCCTGATAAATACTTCGCCATTAACGGTATTGTCCAGCACAAAGTCCTGTTGCTGTCCGGCACTGCCAAAGGCTCTTACTGGCACTGGCAATTCGAAGAATGTATTCTCTGCAGGGATAGAGCTGGTTTGGTTTACTGTGAATTTCACCTGTCCGGGAGTATTGTTTTGTGCCGTGATGGTATATTTCGGATAACCCTGTCCATAGACCCAGTCATTGAAGAATGCCGTCAGGTTTTTTCCGGATACTGCTTCGAGGTGGGATTTCAGGTCTGGGGTTTTGGCATAACCATACGCAAGATTGGTATCGGCGAGGTAGTTGCGTAATCCCTGGTAAAAATGGGTATCGCCCAGGATATAGCGGAGCATGTGAACCACCATTGCGCCCTTGTTGTAACTCAGCCTGCTGCTGAAAATACGGTTGACACTGCTGAGGTCGGCATCCGAAAGGTATAGTGTTCCGCCGGGTAGGGACGTGATGTTATTAATGAGGCTCTTTTTCCAGTTGACAAAAGGAACGGGGCCATCTAAATGCTCGCGTACCAATCCGGAGAGGTAAGTTGCAAAACCTTCGTTGAGCCAAATGTCTTTCCAGGAACCACAGGTGATTTTGTCCCCGAACCATTGGTGCCCCAACTCATGCGCAATCAGTTCCCGATCAAAGCCGCCCATAAAAGAAACGGTGGTGTGTTCCATACCGCCACCCCAGCCAAATTGGGCATGACCATATTTTTCGGACGCAAAGGGGTAGGTTTCGAACAGGCTTTCATACAGGTTCATAATCGGTAGTGTAACGGCTAATTGCGTTTGTACGGTAGCCATACTCTCCGGATAGATGTAGTTTACAATCGGGAAGTTATTTGGAGCGGTACCGGCTTGTTGCGTATAGATCTGGTAATTTGTTACGGCAATAGCAATCAGGTAGGCCGGGATAGGGTAGTTGTGGCGGAAATGGGTTGTTTTTTGCCCATTGGCAGTCGTTTGCCCAACCTGAAGGCCGTTGGATACGCTGGTGTATTGTTGCGGTGCCGTAATATACACATCGATTGCATCGGCTTTATCAACCAAGTCCTGTTTGCAGGGCCACCAATCCAGTGCGCCATACGGTTCGGACAACGTCCATAAAATGGGAGTGCCGCTATGGGTGCTGGTGGCAAAGGAATCATTCCCAGTAGGCGGAGCTCCCTGGTATACAATTGTAACCGAATCCAACACGCCTGTTGCCTGTTGTTGCGGTAGGGTGATGACTAATTCGTTATTGGTATTTTGGGTATACGCGAGTGTCGTATTCCGCTGTTTGACAGAACTGACGGTAAGCTGGTTGGAAAGGTCAAAAGTTACGGTATTCATCGGCGTTACTGCCCTAAAATGCGTCGTTACATTCCCTTGTATGTTGTATTGTGCAGGATTAACGGTAAATCGGAGGCGGTGGTATACCACATCGTAATTGGCAGTATTGGCATTGCTGGTAAAGTTGATCAGGGCGGAAGCAGCTTTGGCTTCAGCCTCGGCGATAGTGCCTGTTTTTTCCTGGATAGACTGCCCGGAACTAATTGTGGCAGAAAGCATCAGCAGGAAGTAGCATACTGTTTTCATTTTAGGGAAATTTTCCCAAATGTACTATTATTTTGGTCATAACAACACGGGAGCATAAAAATATAAGTATTGCTGTACGCTTGTAAATCAGTGGTTTCCGGATGGTATCGCCCGGGTTTTCCAAATAATTACATTCGGTTCTTATTATAGAAAACAATTCGTTAAATTTGCTGCCTTATAAAAGATAAACTTATGTTACAGATTGCATTTATTAGAGAGAATCCTGAGAAAGTGATTAAGGCTTTAGCAAAAAGAAATATCGATGCTACAGCAATCGTGGAGGAAGTAATTTCGCTTGATGAACAGCGCAGAGCTGCACAGGTGGAACTGGACAACACGTTATCCGAATCTAATAAACTATCGCGGGACATAGGCGAATTGATGAAAAGTGGGGAGAAATCCAAAGCGGAAATCCTGAAAGTAAAAACGGCTTCTTTAAAAGAAAAAGGAAAAGCACTTTCTGAAAAAGCGGATGCATTGGCGGATGCCCTGACCCACAAATTGTATACGTTACCCAACTTGCCAGCCGAGATAGTCCCGGAAGGTAAAACTCCGGAAGAGAACCTGAATGTTTTTGAATCAGGAGCGGTTCCGGTATTGCATGAAGGTGCACAACCGCACTGGGAGCTGGTAAAGAAATACGATATCATCGATTTTGAATTGGGAACCAAAATTGCCGGTGCCGGATTTCCGGTTTACAAAGGCAAAGGCGCCCGACTGCAACGTGCATTAATCGCTTACTTTTTAGATAAAAATACAGCCGCAGGCTATACAGAATACCAGGTACCACACTTAGTGAACGAAGCTTCAGGATATGGAACCGGGCAATTGCCGGATAAAGAAGGACAGATGTACCATTCTACGGTGGATGACCTGTACCTGATTCCTACTGCTGAGGTTCCGGTAACGAATATGTTCCGCGATATGATCCTGGACGAAAAAGAGTTTCCGATATTGTGTACAGCGTATACACCTTGTTTCCGTCGTGAAGCGGGTTCTTATGGCGCACACGTACGCGGGCTGAACCGCTTGCATCAGTTTGATAAAGTGGAAATCGTACGGATCGAGCATCCGGAGAAATCCTATGAAGCCCTGGATGGTATGGTAGAACACATCAAGGAAATATTAACAGAATTACAATTGCCATACCGCGTTTTAAGGCTTTGTGGTGGCGATATGGGATTCACTTCAGCCCTGACTTATGATTTTGAAGTGTTCTCTACAGCACAGGACCGTTGGTTGGAAATCAGTTCTGTTTCTAATTTTGAGACGTTCCAGGCCAACCGATTAAAGCTGCGTTTCCGTGATAAAGATGGTAAAAACCAATTGGCACACACCCTGAACGGAAGTTCATTGGCCCTGCCAAGAGTGCTTGCGGGTATCCTGGAAAATTACCAGACTCCGGAAGGTATCGTAATACCGGAAGTATTGCGTTCGTATACCGGATTTGATATTATTGACTAAATACTATAGACAATAGTTTATAACGACAATGTACTGATTGAGGACAGAAATTCTTATATTAGTACATTGTTTTTTTAAGCACAATTACAATCGGGCACCCTACCGATTCCCGATGGCGGGAGTAGGATACCGGGTATCGGTTTACAGCAAATGAAAAAAATAATTCTCTATATCAGCCTTCTTTTTTCCGTGATAGCTTTCGCACAAAACGAACAGCTGGCACAGAATTATTTTGATAAAGGGGAATTTGAAAAAGCACTCACCCAATATGAGGAATTGTTCCGGGCACAACCGAATAATTCGACCTATTTCCAAAAGATCATATTGTCCTGCCAACAGCTGCAGCACTATGATAAAGCCGAAAAACTGATACAGGAGCGCTATGAGAAGTACAAACTGCCCAATTTACTGGTAGAGTTAGGGTACAATTTCCAGCTTCGCAATAATCCCTCTAAAGCACAACAGTATTACGATAAAGCGATTGAAGGCATTCGGGAGAATCCATCAGCGGTATATGGTGTCGCCAATGCTTTTGAAACGAAAGTCCTGCTTGAAAACGCCTTAAAATCGTACAACCTGGGAACGACTTTGAATCCCAAAATGAATTTTGATTACCAAAAGGCATTGCTTTATGGTCAATTGGGGGACACGGGTAAAATGATCGATATGTTTCTGGATTATGCCTACAGCAATCCCGGTAACAGCGGTATTGTACAAAATCAGCTGGCTCGTTTTATAGGCGATGATGTAGATGGTGTTTTTAGCGCTTCCCTGCGGAAGGCATTGTTGCTGAAAGTACAAAAAGACCAGGATATCTTCTGGAACGAATACCTGAGCTGGTTTTTTGTACAGCAGAAAGACTATGGTAAAGCTTTTATCCAGGAAAAAGCCATTTACAAGCGAAATCCCGAAAACTTTTATAATATCGTCAACCTGGGAGAACTCGCTAAGGAAGAGGAAGAAACGGAAACGGCCAAAGAAATACTGACTTTTGTATTGGAAAATACTCAGGATACGGACTTGCAGATACGCGCCCATCAGTTCCTGATGAAAATGAAAATAGACAAAGCTACGGCTAAGGATAATCCGGCGATACAGGCGGAGATGGAACTACTGTTGAAGAAATATGGCATTAGTCCCTATTCGATTGCACTGCAGGAATTGTATGCCCATTTCCTGACATTTAACCTGAACAAGCCGGAAGAAGGGAAAAATGTGCTGAAAAAAGCTTTAGAGCTGCAACTGAACAAATACCAAAGTGCTGAAATTAAGATGGAATTGGCCGATATATTGTTGTATGAGCAAAAATACAACCAGGCCCTGATCTATTATTCCCAGATTGAAAATGACCTTAAGAATGATGCGGTGGGGCATGAAGCCAGCCTGAAAGTCGCCAAAACCAGTTACTTTAAAGGGGATTTTGACTGGGCATTAAAACAGCTAAAAGAACTAAAATCGTCTTCTTCGCAACTGATTGCCAATGATGCGCTGGAATTGTATTTGCTGATTAACGATAATACCAAAGCCGATTCTACACAAACGGCATTGAAGAAATTTGCGAAAGCCGATTACCTCTTGTACCAAAATAAGCAAAAAGAAGCGTTGGTTCAGTTCCAGTCAATACTGACCGAAGATAAAGGCAATGCAATTGAAGATGCCGTGCTGCTAAAGATGGGTGGGATTTATGAGAAGCTGGGTGATTATACATCAGCTTTAAATCAATATCAAAGTATAATGAGTAACCATGCCGAAGGAATCTATATCGATGAAGCATTGTTTTTTGCGGCTGAAATTTACAACAAGCAACTCAAAGACCCGGAAAAGGCCAAGCCACTCTATGAGAAAATCCTTTTCAATCACCCGGATAGTATTTACTTTATAGAATCCAGGACCAAGTTCCGACAGCTTCGGGGAGATACCAATTTATAAGACAGCAGATGCTGATGTGCCGTAAGGCTTTTTAGAAAGATTAAAACAGATTATCATGATAGTATACAATGTTACCTCCAATATAGATGAATCCATCCACGACCAATGGCTTGATTTCATGCAAAACAAACACATTCCAAGTATGTTGGCTACCGGAAAATTCTCTCAGGCGCGCCTGGTGAAAGTATTGGTAGAAGAAGAAATGGGTGGCGTTACATACTCCATTCAGTATACGGCTGCCAACAAGGAAGACCTGAGCCGTTTTTATGCGGAAGATGCCCCGGCATTGCGTCAGGAGATTCTGGCTTTGTTTGCCGATAAAGTGCTAACGTTTCGTACAGAGCTGGAAATTATCAGCGAGCACTAACCGACCACTACACGTTTTGTATTCCCGGATCCTGAAGATTTCAATGATCCACAAGCCGATCGATCGAATTCCCGAAAGATCTAAAAAACTCCTAAAATGGAAAAAGTAAAAGCTAAAAAACATCTCGGTCAGCATTTCCTGAACGATGAGAGCATTGCTAAAGATATTGCCGACACGCTAACGCTAAAAGGCTACGATAAAATTTTGGAAATAGGTCCCGGAATGGGGGTGTTGACCAAATACCTTTTGGATAAACCTACGACCACCTATGTGATTGAGATCGATACCGAATCGGTAACGTATCTGGAAGAACATTACCCAAAATTAGAAGGCAAGATTATTTCCAAGGATTTTTTACGCTATAATATCAAGGAGATTTTTGGTGAAGAACCTTTTGCTATTATTGGTAATTTCCCTTATAATATCTCCACCCAGATTGTATTCCGGGCTTTGGAGCTACGGGCACAAATTCCGGAGTTTGCGGGAATGTTTCAGAAAGAAGTAGCCCAACGGATCTGTGAGAAAAAAGGAAGTAAGGCCTATGGGATCTTATCGGTACTGGTTCAGGCATTTTACCATGCAGAATACCTTTTTACAGTTTCAGAGCATGTGTTTATTCCACCTCCAAAAGTAAAATCCGGGGTACTGCGTTTGACCCGTAAGGAGAATTACCACCTCCCTTGCTCGGAGAAGTTGTTTTTTACTGTAGTAAAAACAGCATTCCAGCAACGTAGAAAGACCATGCGTAACAGTTTAAAATCATTAAATTTATCCGATAGTTTACGAGAAGATACTATCTTTGACCTGCGTCCGGAACAGCTGAACGTAGAGCAATTTATAGAACTTACCACAAAAATACAGGCCGATGGAGTTTAAAATCAGCAAAGAGCTTATTCTGCAGTTAGAACATTTAATTGACAGTAAAAATGACAGGGAACTGGAAATTTTACTGAAGGATATGCACCACGCTGATATCGCCGAAATCCTGGATGACCTGGATTTCGACGAGGCTACCTATATTTTCCGCTTGCTGGATAGTGAGAAGACTTCCGAAATCCTCTTGGAATTAGAGGAAGACTTACGGGAAAATATATTAAGCCGACTGTCTCCCAAAGAGATTGCAGAGGAACTTGATGAACTGGATACCGATGATGCTGCCGATATTATAGGGGAGCTCTCGCAGGAGATCAAGAATGAGGTAATTTCAGAGCTGCTGGACGTAGAACACGCCAAAGACATTGTAGAGTTGCTCCGGTATGATGAAGATACTGCCGGGGGATTGATGGGTAAGGAATTGGTTCAGGTCAATGAAAACTGGAGCGTCCTGACCTGTGTGAAAGAAATGCGTTTGCAGGCAGAAAATGTATCCCGCATCCATTCCATTTATGTGGTGGATGAAGAAAACCGACTCAAAGGGCGATTGTCCTTAAAAGACCTGCTTACTACTTCAACCCGAACGCCAATTAGTGATGTGTATATCCGGAAGGTGGATTCGGTAAGTGTCGATACCAAAGATGTTGAAGTCGCGCGGATCATGCAAAAATATGACCTGGAAGCCATTCCGGTTGTCGATGAGCTGGGCCGTTTAGTCGGCAGGATTACCATTGATGATATCGTCGATGTCATCAAGGACGAAGCCGATAAAGATTACCAGTTGGCTGCGGGTATCTCCCAGGATGTGGAAGCCGATGATAGTATTATCGAGCTGACACGGGCAAGGCTTCCCTGGCTGGTACTGGCTCTCTTAGGCGGTTTTGTAACAGTAAAAGTATTGGGCCTTTTTGAAGGCGCAATGGAAGAGCACGGCCAGCTTTTCTTTTTCACGCCACTCATTGCTGCAATGGCAGGTAACGTAGGCGTACAATCTTCAGCAATTATTGTACAAGGGCTTGCTAATAATACCTTAAGTGGTTCCCTTTGGAACCGGTTGTTAAAAGAGGTTTCCCTCAGTTTGTTGAATGGGGTCATATTGGCAGCCATACTACTTGTAGGGAGTTATTTTTTACTCAATGTAGACATCTGGATTGGAATTACCGTTACTACTGCTTTGATCTCTGTAATTGTAATTGCCTCGCTAATCGGAACCTTTATCCCGATTACTTTGAATAAATTTGGAATTGACCCGGCATTGGCGACTGGCCCATTTATTACGACGAGTAATGATATTTGCGGAATCCTCATCTATTTTTCGATTGCCAAACTCATCCTCGGGTTCTAAAACCCTCGTTTTCCTTTCCATAGTAGGGGAAGATACAGTCTTTAAAAAGGCTTTACCACTTCAAAGAAATTGGTTACATTAGTACCGTAAAATCACAGATTATGCGGGCTGCCTTTATAATCAATTAAAATCTAACCCATTGGAAACTACTATTAAAATTCTGCATATCGACAGTAATAATCCATTGCTACGCGTTCAATTGGAAGCTGCCGGATTTGAAAATCACGATGATTTCACTTCGTCTAAAGAAGCCATTGAGGCAAAAATCCAGGACTACCAGGGAATCGTTATCCGCAGCCGTTTCAAAATTGATAAGACTTTTTTAGATAAGGCGACCCAACTTCAATTTATAGCACGGGTAGGCGCTGGACTGGAAAGTATCGACTCCGATTATGCGACGAGTAAAAATATCAAATTAATTGCAGCCCCGGAAGGCAACCGTAATGCCGTAGGCGAACACGCCTTAGGTATGCTGCTTTCGCTATTCAATAACCTGAACAAAGCCGATCGGTCGGTGCGGGAAGGGAAATGGATTCGCGAAGGCCATCGTGGGCATGAATTGGATGGAAAAACAGTAGGAATCATCGGATATGGCAATATGGGAAAATCCTTTGCTAAAAAGCTACGGGGTTTTGATGTAGAAGTATTGTGTTATGACATTCTCGAGGGCGTAGGAGACGGCAACGCCCGGCAGGTGACCCTGGCAGAATTACAGGAGAAAGCAGATGTATTAAGCCTGCATACGCCCTGGACCCCGGAAACGGATAAAATGATTAATACTGCTTTTATCGCTGCTTTTGCCAAACCTTTCTGGCTGATTAATACGGCACGGGGAAATAGCGTTGTTACGGCAGATTTAGCTGCCGCACTTGCTGATGGAAAAATACTGGGTGCGGGGCTGGATGTCTTGGAATATGAAAAATCTTCCTTTGAACATTTATTCCATGATACCCAAATCCCTGAGGCTTTTCAATACCTGCTGAATGCAGAAAATGTACTACTGACCCCGCATATTGCAGGCTGGACTTTTGAAAGCCATGAAAAGCTCGCACAAACCATAGTGGATAAAATAAAGGAACTCTATTTTGGAGCCCCGGCTATTGTAAAGGAAGCGGCCGGCGTTACGGGTATAGGCGGGGTATTTTTTAAAGCGCAAAATCCTACTGCCCTATTGGAATGGTACCATAAAAATCTGGGATTGCCGACGAATGCTTATGGCTGTACGTTTCGATGGAAAGATGAGAAGGGCCAGGATTGCAGTACCCAATGGTCTCCTTTTAAGAGTGATACCACTTATTTCGAACCTTCGGTACAGCCGTTTATGCAAAATTTCAGGGTGGCTAACCTGGGCCGCCTGATTGAAACGTTGCAAGAAGCTGGAGTACCAATGGTAGGAACACCCGAATCCCATGAATATGGAAAATTTGCCTGGATCCTGGATCCTGAAAATAATAAGATTGAGCTTTGGGAGCCTATTGATGTGGTTTTTAAATAAAAACGACTAAAAAATAACTTAAAATATAATTATTTAAGGTTTTTTGTTGATATATTCGTGTAATAATCTAACCAAAGTGGAGTCAGAAACCACCAAAAACGAATTAATTAAAACTTATAACTTATGATTGAATGGTACAAAAAAGTCGTTTTAGAAAATTACGCTAATTTTAACGGAAGAGCACGCAGAGCCGAATACTGGAATTTCGTATTGGTGAATTTAATTATATCCATCCTGCTTATGGTAGTTGATAGTGTAATTGGAATACAGGTATTGTCCGGAATCTATTCGTTAGCGCTATTGATCCCTTCAATCGCAGCTGCGGTAAGAAGGCTTCATGACCTTGATAAAAGCGGTTGGTTTTTGCTTTTAGCATTTATACCATTAGTGAATATC
The Flavobacterium kingsejongi genome window above contains:
- a CDS encoding HAEPLYID family protein; protein product: MMQKMIFLLFALTATLSAYSQSVPDTLHVQPQKLKLHHAEPLYLDLIRDLGARKGEKELNFGMGIEDYKKYNSYSGFVEYEFAPADRLGVEVEIPFRFFQRVDGVSTTAMPQNRIEGVKLATQYTFLVSNKYQTSMAVGYIQEFEFSSFSTIDHQGKFLEGTLYNPIFIVAKRWTPAIHTLLYTGPVFEQHFTNNRVHTLAQVNANLHYVFPGSGNFVGLETNMEFSENKPSVIFRPQIKLKISDGVAIGCLAGIPARSSERGLSIMTRLIWEP
- a CDS encoding tetratricopeptide repeat protein yields the protein MKKIILYISLLFSVIAFAQNEQLAQNYFDKGEFEKALTQYEELFRAQPNNSTYFQKIILSCQQLQHYDKAEKLIQERYEKYKLPNLLVELGYNFQLRNNPSKAQQYYDKAIEGIRENPSAVYGVANAFETKVLLENALKSYNLGTTLNPKMNFDYQKALLYGQLGDTGKMIDMFLDYAYSNPGNSGIVQNQLARFIGDDVDGVFSASLRKALLLKVQKDQDIFWNEYLSWFFVQQKDYGKAFIQEKAIYKRNPENFYNIVNLGELAKEEEETETAKEILTFVLENTQDTDLQIRAHQFLMKMKIDKATAKDNPAIQAEMELLLKKYGISPYSIALQELYAHFLTFNLNKPEEGKNVLKKALELQLNKYQSAEIKMELADILLYEQKYNQALIYYSQIENDLKNDAVGHEASLKVAKTSYFKGDFDWALKQLKELKSSSSQLIANDALELYLLINDNTKADSTQTALKKFAKADYLLYQNKQKEALVQFQSILTEDKGNAIEDAVLLKMGGIYEKLGDYTSALNQYQSIMSNHAEGIYIDEALFFAAEIYNKQLKDPEKAKPLYEKILFNHPDSIYFIESRTKFRQLRGDTNL
- the mgtE gene encoding magnesium transporter produces the protein MEFKISKELILQLEHLIDSKNDRELEILLKDMHHADIAEILDDLDFDEATYIFRLLDSEKTSEILLELEEDLRENILSRLSPKEIAEELDELDTDDAADIIGELSQEIKNEVISELLDVEHAKDIVELLRYDEDTAGGLMGKELVQVNENWSVLTCVKEMRLQAENVSRIHSIYVVDEENRLKGRLSLKDLLTTSTRTPISDVYIRKVDSVSVDTKDVEVARIMQKYDLEAIPVVDELGRLVGRITIDDIVDVIKDEADKDYQLAAGISQDVEADDSIIELTRARLPWLVLALLGGFVTVKVLGLFEGAMEEHGQLFFFTPLIAAMAGNVGVQSSAIIVQGLANNTLSGSLWNRLLKEVSLSLLNGVILAAILLVGSYFLLNVDIWIGITVTTALISVIVIASLIGTFIPITLNKFGIDPALATGPFITTSNDICGILIYFSIAKLILGF
- the serS gene encoding serine--tRNA ligase — its product is MLQIAFIRENPEKVIKALAKRNIDATAIVEEVISLDEQRRAAQVELDNTLSESNKLSRDIGELMKSGEKSKAEILKVKTASLKEKGKALSEKADALADALTHKLYTLPNLPAEIVPEGKTPEENLNVFESGAVPVLHEGAQPHWELVKKYDIIDFELGTKIAGAGFPVYKGKGARLQRALIAYFLDKNTAAGYTEYQVPHLVNEASGYGTGQLPDKEGQMYHSTVDDLYLIPTAEVPVTNMFRDMILDEKEFPILCTAYTPCFRREAGSYGAHVRGLNRLHQFDKVEIVRIEHPEKSYEALDGMVEHIKEILTELQLPYRVLRLCGGDMGFTSALTYDFEVFSTAQDRWLEISSVSNFETFQANRLKLRFRDKDGKNQLAHTLNGSSLALPRVLAGILENYQTPEGIVIPEVLRSYTGFDIID
- a CDS encoding aldo/keto reductase, with the translated sequence MEYRKIGNSDLELSAITFGAWAAGGWMWGSTDRNDAIKAIQASYDEGVTSIDTAPIYGQGDSESIVGDALKGISRDKVQLVTKYGMRWDLAKGDFAMKSKDNSGKDIDVYKYAGKESIIKECEDSLRRLKTDYIDLYQIHWPESTTPIGETMETVAQLIKEGKVRYAGVCNYSVDQMKEGDRYVNLISNQVPYSMVKREIEKELVPYALENNKSILAYSPLERGLLTGKMKPGHQFAEGDHRAGLYYFKDENLRRTNAFLSTIAPLAADKNVSLSQLVLRWTIEQPAITIALAGARNAQQSVQNAKAIQVQLTKAEIDLITNELNKLELVK
- a CDS encoding DUF4286 family protein — protein: MIVYNVTSNIDESIHDQWLDFMQNKHIPSMLATGKFSQARLVKVLVEEEMGGVTYSIQYTAANKEDLSRFYAEDAPALRQEILALFADKVLTFRTELEIISEH
- the rsmA gene encoding 16S rRNA (adenine(1518)-N(6)/adenine(1519)-N(6))-dimethyltransferase RsmA, encoding MEKVKAKKHLGQHFLNDESIAKDIADTLTLKGYDKILEIGPGMGVLTKYLLDKPTTTYVIEIDTESVTYLEEHYPKLEGKIISKDFLRYNIKEIFGEEPFAIIGNFPYNISTQIVFRALELRAQIPEFAGMFQKEVAQRICEKKGSKAYGILSVLVQAFYHAEYLFTVSEHVFIPPPKVKSGVLRLTRKENYHLPCSEKLFFTVVKTAFQQRRKTMRNSLKSLNLSDSLREDTIFDLRPEQLNVEQFIELTTKIQADGV
- a CDS encoding DUF805 domain-containing protein; its protein translation is MIEWYKKVVLENYANFNGRARRAEYWNFVLVNLIISILLMVVDSVIGIQVLSGIYSLALLIPSIAAAVRRLHDLDKSGWFLLLAFIPLVNIWLIVLLASEGTRGPNQYGADPKNQFDEINHIGKEY
- a CDS encoding M1 family aminopeptidase translates to MKTVCYFLLMLSATISSGQSIQEKTGTIAEAEAKAASALINFTSNANTANYDVVYHRLRFTVNPAQYNIQGNVTTHFRAVTPMNTVTFDLSNQLTVSSVKQRNTTLAYTQNTNNELVITLPQQQATGVLDSVTIVYQGAPPTGNDSFATSTHSGTPILWTLSEPYGALDWWPCKQDLVDKADAIDVYITAPQQYTSVSNGLQVGQTTANGQKTTHFRHNYPIPAYLIAIAVTNYQIYTQQAGTAPNNFPIVNYIYPESMATVQTQLAVTLPIMNLYESLFETYPFASEKYGHAQFGWGGGMEHTTVSFMGGFDRELIAHELGHQWFGDKITCGSWKDIWLNEGFATYLSGLVREHLDGPVPFVNWKKSLINNITSLPGGTLYLSDADLSSVNRIFSSRLSYNKGAMVVHMLRYILGDTHFYQGLRNYLADTNLAYGYAKTPDLKSHLEAVSGKNLTAFFNDWVYGQGYPKYTITAQNNTPGQVKFTVNQTSSIPAENTFFELPVPVRAFGSAGQQQDFVLDNTVNGEVFIRDIPFTVTSIAFNVNADIIAANSTATLSNTDFSMLSEVKLYPNPATGQLNLSLPQGVVLEKAVFQNVLGQNVLETGSQTQWNISGLASGVHFISILTSAGNQQLKFIKK